A region of Homo sapiens chromosome 17, GRCh38.p14 Primary Assembly DNA encodes the following proteins:
- the DHRS13 gene encoding dehydrogenase/reductase SDR family member 13 precursor: MEALLLGAGLLLGAYVLVYYNLVKAPPCGGMGNLRGRTAVVTGANSGIGKMTALELARRGARVVLACRSQERGEAAAFDLRQESGNNEVIFMALDLASLASVRAFATAFLSSEPRLDILIHNAGISSCGRTREAFNLLLRVNHIGPFLLTHLLLPCLKACAPSRVVVVASAAHCRGRLDFKRLDRPVVGWRQELRAYADTKLANVLFARELANQLEATGVTCYAAHPGPVNSELFLRHVPGWLRPLLRPLAWLVLRAPRGGAQTPLYCALQEGIEPLSGRYFANCHVEEVPPAARDDRAAHRLWEASKRLAGLGPGEDAEPDEDPQSEDSEAPSSLSTPHPEEPTVSQPYPSPQSSPDLSKMTHRIQAKVEPEIQLS; this comes from the exons ATGGAGGCGCTGCTGCTGGGCGCGGGGTTGCTGCTGGGCGCTTACGTGCTTGTCTACTACAACCTGGTGAAGGCCCCGCCGTGCGGCGGCATGGGCAACCTGCGGGGCCGCACGGCCGTGGTCACGG GCGCCAACAGCGGCATCGGAAAGATGACGGCGCTGGAGCTGGCGCGCCGGGGAGCGCGCGTGGTGCTGGCCTGCCGCAGCCAGGAGCGCGGGGAGGCGGCTGCCTTCGACCTCCGCCAG GAGAGTGGGAACAATGAGGTCATCTTCATGGCCTTGGACTTGGCCAGTCTGGCCTCGGTGCGGGCCTTTGCCACTGCCTTTCTGAGCTCTGAGCCACGGTTGGACATCCTCATCCACAATGCCG GTATCAGTTCCTGTGGCCGGACCCGTGAGGCGTTTAACCTGCTGCTTCGGGTGAACCATATCGGTCCCTTTCTGCTGACACATCTGCTGCTGCCTTGCCTGAAGGCATGTGCCCCTAGCCGCGTGGTGGTGGTAGCCTCAGCTGCCCACTGTCGGGGACGTCTTGACTTCAAACGCCTGGACCGCCCAGTGGTGGGCTGGCGGCAGGAGCTGCGGGCATATGCTGACACTAAGCTGGCTAATGTACTGTTTGCCCGGGAGCTCGCCAACCAGCTTGAGGCCACTGGCGTCACCTGCTATGCAGCCCACCCAG GGCCTGTGAACTCGGAGCTGTTCCTGCGCCATGTTCCTGGATGGCTGCGCCCACTTTTGCGCCCATTGGCTTGGCTGGTGCTCCGGGCACCAAGAGGGGGTGCCCAGACACCCCTGTATTGTGCTCTACAAGAGGGCATCGAGCCCCTCAGTGGGAGATATTTTGCCAACTGCCATGTGGAAGAGGTGCCTCCAGCTGCCCGAGACGACCGGGCAGCCCATCGGCTATGGGAGGCCAGCAAGAGGCTGGCAGGGCTTGGGCCTGGGGAGGATGCTGAACCCGATGAAGACCCCCAGTCTGAGGACTCAGAGGCCCCATCTTCTCTAAGCACCCCCCACCCTGAGGAGCCCACAGTTTCTCAACCTTACCCCAGCCCTCAGAGCTCACCAGATTTGTCTAAGATGACGCACCGAATTCAGGCTAAAGTTGAGCCTGAGATCCAGCTCTCCTAA